In a single window of the Caulobacter soli genome:
- a CDS encoding pseudouridine synthase, whose translation MAWTRLYDEAEPQRVNRWLAQNGVCSRREAEALILQGLVSIDGLRVDDVGRKIEPGQTLVLSDRAQAQLDSALTVMIHKPIGIVSAQPDTGQVPAVRLLTREALFGQSPVIPGFNNALAPVGRLDMDSRGLLILSEDGVVAKAVIGPASELEKEYLVWVDGWITDEKLDLLRHGLELDERQLRPAQVDVVGRQQLKFILKEGRNRQIRRMCELVELTVVDLLRIRIGDLVLGDLPEGRWRPLTAAERSSLISPVTP comes from the coding sequence ATGGCCTGGACCCGCCTCTATGACGAAGCCGAGCCCCAGCGCGTCAATCGCTGGCTGGCCCAGAACGGCGTCTGCTCGCGACGCGAGGCCGAGGCCCTGATCCTCCAGGGCCTGGTGTCGATCGACGGCCTGCGGGTCGACGACGTCGGCCGCAAGATCGAACCCGGCCAGACCCTGGTGCTGTCCGATCGCGCCCAGGCCCAGCTGGACAGCGCGCTGACGGTGATGATCCACAAGCCGATCGGCATCGTCTCGGCCCAGCCCGATACCGGCCAGGTGCCGGCCGTGCGCCTGCTGACCCGCGAGGCCTTGTTCGGTCAGAGCCCAGTCATCCCCGGTTTCAACAACGCCCTGGCGCCCGTCGGCCGGCTGGACATGGATTCGCGCGGCCTGCTGATCCTCTCGGAGGACGGCGTGGTGGCCAAGGCGGTGATCGGCCCGGCCTCGGAGCTGGAAAAGGAGTATCTGGTCTGGGTCGACGGCTGGATCACCGACGAGAAACTGGACCTGCTGCGCCATGGTCTGGAGCTGGACGAGCGCCAGCTGCGTCCGGCCCAGGTCGACGTCGTGGGCCGCCAGCAGCTGAAGTTCATCCTCAAGGAAGGCCGCAACCGCCAGATCCGGCGGATGTGCGAGCTGGTCGAGCTGACGGTGGTGGATCTGCTGCGGATCCGCATCGGCGACCTGGTGCTGGGCGACCTGCCCGAGGGACGCTGGCGTCCGCTGACCGCCGCCGAGCGTTCAAGCCTGATCAGCCCCGTCACCCCATAA
- a CDS encoding NAD-dependent epimerase/dehydratase family protein produces the protein MDAAREGPPGERLVAVTGATGFLGRRLVRTLAEQGWTVRILARRDVTDPSWTGLEPQLVIGDLANAAALAMLCDGAEVVVHVAGLIKARDRAAFDRANVEGARQVAKAAKAAGARLVLVSSLAAREPQLSDYAASKRGGEDAAREFFGDSLTIVRPPAIYGPGDVETLRLFKMASESAILPVLDPKSRTTWIHVDDASARIADVVKTPRPGLLSLSDDRPEGYGWVELMETASKAVGASPRLVRIPPGAIKALAVLSKWASFVTGKDTILTPGKARELLHADWGLSSNDPIPDFPALRYPLREGFAQSVRWYRSEGWLKDKKSRE, from the coding sequence ATGGACGCGGCCCGCGAAGGGCCCCCAGGGGAGAGACTCGTCGCCGTCACCGGCGCCACGGGCTTCCTGGGTCGCCGCCTGGTCAGAACCCTGGCCGAACAAGGCTGGACCGTTCGGATCCTGGCCCGCCGCGACGTCACCGATCCGTCCTGGACGGGCCTGGAACCCCAACTGGTGATCGGCGACCTGGCCAACGCCGCCGCCCTGGCGATGCTTTGCGACGGCGCCGAGGTCGTCGTTCACGTGGCCGGCCTGATCAAGGCGCGGGATCGCGCGGCCTTCGATCGCGCCAATGTCGAGGGCGCGCGACAGGTCGCCAAGGCGGCCAAGGCGGCCGGCGCGCGACTGGTCCTGGTCTCCAGCTTGGCCGCCCGAGAGCCGCAATTGTCCGATTACGCCGCAAGTAAGCGTGGCGGAGAAGACGCAGCTCGCGAGTTTTTTGGTGACAGCCTGACCATTGTCAGACCACCGGCGATCTACGGACCGGGCGACGTCGAGACGCTCAGACTGTTCAAAATGGCCTCTGAAAGCGCCATTTTACCGGTCTTGGACCCCAAATCGCGCACCACTTGGATCCATGTCGACGACGCCTCGGCCCGCATCGCCGACGTGGTCAAAACGCCGCGCCCAGGACTGCTCAGCTTGTCCGACGACCGCCCCGAGGGGTATGGCTGGGTCGAACTCATGGAGACCGCATCCAAAGCGGTCGGCGCGTCGCCAAGGCTGGTCCGCATCCCCCCGGGGGCGATCAAAGCTTTGGCGGTTTTGTCAAAATGGGCTTCATTCGTCACCGGGAAGGACACAATTCTTACTCCCGGTAAGGCTCGGGAGTTGCTTCACGCCGATTGGGGCCTATCTAGCAACGATCCGATTCCGGACTTTCCCGCGTTGCGATACCCTCTCCGGGAGGGATTCGCCCAAAGCGTGCGCTGGTATCGTTCGGAAGGCTGGTTGAAGGATAAAAAGTCTCGGGAATAG
- a CDS encoding glycerophosphotransferase, whose translation MITPAPKGRGARPSVCFLYIAQTHQILHSLPIAIALAKGWPDIDVHIATTTQEHLDYVRALLETLDVPPIPSRLLPPAWLRDLRLRGAVTPPKALMLAANARRLGRYDAVVTPERTTALLRKLGVKDCKLVYTQHGAGDRGGPFEPRLKQFDLVMAAGPKQRDRMLDEGWVTQETCAMVGYPKFDIIDALPPSPLPAFREAKPVVLYNPHFHPTLGSWPRWGRQILERFAADERYNLIFAPHIRLFEGADPRTIEALTPFIDHPRIHLDLGGPAAIDMTYTRAADIYLGDVSSQVYEFLRKPKPCLFLNASDADWRGDESFHHWAYGPVLDGIEGLVDAVASAQSGHAAFVEPQKRGFAESFDLRETPSSVRAAQAIVDRLPTESRRLR comes from the coding sequence GTGATCACCCCCGCCCCGAAGGGACGTGGAGCCAGACCCAGCGTCTGCTTCCTCTACATCGCCCAGACCCACCAGATCCTGCACAGCCTGCCGATCGCCATCGCCCTGGCCAAGGGCTGGCCCGACATCGACGTCCACATCGCCACCACCACCCAGGAGCACCTGGACTATGTGCGCGCGCTGCTGGAGACGCTGGACGTCCCGCCGATCCCTTCGCGCCTGCTGCCGCCGGCCTGGCTGCGGGACCTGCGGCTGAGAGGCGCGGTCACCCCGCCAAAGGCCCTGATGCTGGCCGCCAACGCCCGTCGCCTGGGCCGCTATGACGCCGTGGTCACGCCCGAGCGCACCACCGCCCTGCTGCGCAAGCTGGGGGTCAAGGACTGCAAGCTGGTCTACACCCAGCACGGCGCGGGCGATCGCGGCGGCCCGTTCGAGCCGCGCCTCAAGCAGTTCGACCTGGTGATGGCCGCCGGCCCCAAGCAGCGCGACCGCATGCTGGACGAGGGCTGGGTCACGCAAGAGACCTGCGCCATGGTCGGCTACCCCAAGTTCGACATCATCGACGCCCTGCCGCCCTCGCCCCTGCCGGCCTTCCGCGAGGCCAAGCCGGTGGTGCTGTACAATCCCCACTTCCACCCGACCCTGGGTTCGTGGCCGCGATGGGGCCGGCAGATTCTCGAGCGGTTCGCGGCGGACGAACGTTACAACCTGATCTTCGCGCCCCATATTCGCCTCTTCGAGGGGGCGGATCCACGGACGATCGAGGCGCTGACGCCCTTCATCGACCACCCACGCATCCATCTCGACCTGGGGGGGCCCGCCGCGATCGACATGACCTACACCCGCGCGGCCGACATCTATCTGGGCGACGTCTCCAGCCAGGTCTACGAGTTCCTGCGCAAGCCCAAGCCGTGCCTGTTCCTCAACGCCAGCGACGCCGACTGGCGCGGCGACGAGAGCTTCCACCACTGGGCCTACGGACCCGTGCTCGACGGGATCGAGGGTCTGGTCGACGCCGTCGCCTCGGCCCAGAGCGGCCACGCGGCCTTTGTCGAACCTCAGAAGCGCGGCTTCGCCGAGAGCTTCGACCTGCGGGAGACGCCATCGTCGGTGCGCGCCGCCCAGGCCATCGTCGATCGCCTGCCCACGGAATCGCGACGCCTCCGATGA
- the lptC gene encoding LPS export ABC transporter periplasmic protein LptC — translation MIAITPAVPRPVRKKNRNRHRPSVRALRTILPTIALGTAVAIIGQGAIRAMAIKPAAPAAAAPLRMDNPRFTGTLKDGRAFLITATSATRDLNNADQVFLKNPQLTRGYGSEAPTHVISKDGAYQEEKGSLLLTGDVKVDNGQGYQFASQKALIDTHTGDLVGGAAVEGAGPNNGAVRADDYSVSDKGDRVLFKGRVRTRLTPNQ, via the coding sequence ATGATCGCCATCACGCCCGCCGTTCCCCGCCCGGTCCGCAAGAAGAACCGGAACCGCCACCGTCCGTCGGTGCGCGCGTTGCGAACCATTCTGCCCACGATCGCCCTCGGCACGGCTGTCGCGATCATCGGCCAGGGCGCGATCCGGGCCATGGCCATCAAGCCCGCCGCCCCGGCCGCCGCCGCCCCGCTGCGCATGGACAATCCGCGCTTCACCGGCACGCTGAAGGACGGACGCGCCTTCCTGATCACCGCCACCTCGGCGACCCGAGACCTGAACAACGCCGATCAGGTGTTCCTGAAGAACCCGCAACTGACCCGCGGCTACGGCTCCGAAGCCCCCACCCACGTGATCTCAAAGGACGGGGCCTATCAGGAGGAGAAGGGCTCGCTGCTGCTGACCGGCGACGTCAAGGTCGACAACGGCCAGGGCTACCAGTTCGCCTCGCAGAAGGCCCTGATCGACACTCACACCGGCGACCTGGTCGGTGGGGCCGCCGTCGAGGGCGCCGGCCCGAACAACGGCGCCGTCCGGGCCGACGACTATTCGGTCAGCGACAAGGGCGACCGGGTGCTGTTCAAGGGTCGGGTGCGCACCCGCCTGACGCCGAACCAGTGA
- a CDS encoding fatty acyl-AMP ligase, with protein sequence MITPTSSSRTVRFADFPTLTAALDFAATGETGINLYSLRGELVEALPYARLREQALDLAPRLLATGAKPGESVGLIAETEADFVRAFFACQYAGLVPAPLPLPAPLGGREGYIEQIARMLASAHAKLLIGPAGMKDWVAEIAARTPLNFAGGLADLPDSKGDALPTVAPDNTCYLQFSSGSTRFPTGVLVTHRALMANAVAITRDGLQVKPTDRAVSWLPLYHDMGLIGFLLSPMTSQMTVDLLPTGAFVRRPLLWLDLITKNGGTISYSPTFGYELCARRAEVASIEHLNLSKWRSAGLGGDMIRTGPLLAFAERFASVGFSDKAFVASYGMAEATLALSMAPLGGGLKTERLDVERLEQHEAVITDDTERSREFARNGPALPGHELEVRDENGAVLPERGVGRIYARGPSLMREYFEQPQETARVLSADGWLDTGDLGYLIDGEIVITGRGKDLIILNGRNIWPQDLEWTAEAEVDGLRSGDVAAFSVPGDGEETVVVLVQARGGDADTRAALVEKITGVLRLRHQVETQVQLVGAHALPQTSSGKLSRSKAKAAYLAGAYAATERA encoded by the coding sequence ATGATTACTCCGACGTCCTCCTCGCGAACCGTGAGATTCGCCGATTTCCCGACCCTGACGGCCGCGCTCGACTTCGCCGCGACTGGCGAAACGGGGATCAACCTCTATTCGCTGCGCGGCGAACTGGTCGAGGCCCTGCCCTACGCCAGGTTGCGCGAACAGGCCCTGGACCTGGCGCCGCGCCTGCTGGCGACCGGCGCCAAGCCGGGCGAGAGCGTGGGGCTGATCGCCGAAACCGAAGCCGACTTCGTGCGCGCCTTCTTCGCCTGCCAGTACGCCGGCCTGGTGCCCGCGCCCCTGCCCCTGCCCGCCCCGCTGGGCGGCCGCGAGGGCTATATCGAGCAGATCGCGCGGATGCTGGCCTCGGCCCACGCCAAGCTGCTGATCGGCCCGGCCGGCATGAAGGACTGGGTGGCCGAGATCGCCGCCAGGACTCCGCTGAACTTCGCCGGCGGCCTGGCCGACCTGCCGGACTCCAAAGGCGACGCCCTGCCGACGGTCGCTCCGGACAACACCTGCTACCTGCAGTTCTCGTCGGGCAGCACGCGCTTCCCGACCGGGGTGCTGGTCACCCACCGGGCCCTGATGGCCAACGCCGTGGCCATCACCCGCGACGGCCTGCAGGTGAAGCCGACCGACCGCGCTGTCTCGTGGCTGCCGCTCTATCACGACATGGGTCTGATCGGCTTCCTGCTGTCGCCGATGACCAGCCAGATGACGGTCGACCTGCTGCCCACCGGCGCCTTCGTGCGCCGGCCGCTGCTGTGGCTGGACCTGATCACCAAGAACGGCGGCACCATCTCCTACAGCCCGACCTTCGGCTACGAGCTGTGCGCCCGCCGCGCCGAGGTGGCCTCGATCGAGCACCTGAACCTGTCCAAGTGGCGCAGCGCCGGTCTCGGCGGCGACATGATCCGCACCGGTCCGCTGCTGGCCTTCGCCGAGCGCTTCGCCAGCGTCGGGTTCTCGGACAAGGCCTTCGTGGCCAGCTACGGCATGGCCGAGGCCACCCTGGCCCTGTCGATGGCCCCGCTGGGCGGCGGCCTGAAGACCGAGCGCCTGGACGTCGAGCGCCTGGAGCAGCACGAGGCGGTCATCACCGACGACACCGAGCGCTCGCGCGAATTCGCCCGCAACGGCCCCGCCCTGCCCGGCCACGAACTGGAAGTGCGCGACGAGAACGGCGCGGTCCTGCCCGAACGCGGCGTCGGCCGCATCTACGCCCGCGGCCCCAGCCTGATGCGCGAATATTTCGAACAGCCGCAGGAGACCGCCCGCGTGCTGTCGGCCGACGGCTGGCTGGACACCGGCGACCTGGGCTACCTGATCGACGGCGAGATCGTCATCACCGGTCGCGGCAAGGACCTGATCATCCTCAACGGCCGCAACATCTGGCCGCAGGACCTGGAATGGACCGCCGAGGCCGAGGTCGACGGCCTGCGCAGTGGCGACGTGGCGGCCTTCTCGGTGCCCGGCGACGGCGAGGAGACGGTGGTGGTGCTGGTCCAGGCGCGCGGCGGCGACGCCGACACCCGCGCGGCCCTGGTCGAGAAGATCACCGGCGTCCTGCGCCTGCGCCACCAGGTCGAGACCCAGGTCCAGCTGGTCGGGGCCCACGCCCTGCCCCAGACCTCGTCGGGCAAGCTCAGCCGCTCCAAGGCCAAGGCGGCCTATCTGGCCGGGGCCTACGCCGCGACCGAGCGCGCCTGA
- a CDS encoding lipopolysaccharide biosynthesis protein — translation MSNEPNVLKRVLANAGTLLGGRTVNAVVGLAYIALTARGLGKELMGVLVLINAFAQFLGEVAKFQSWQTLLQYGASALLQDDRPRFQQVLRFTLLLDSIGAAVGVALGVVGALLFGHLLGWPSTLSPAAACYALSIAVMDSATSVGLLRLFDRFRFLAAEQAVSSAVRLIGCALCFTQHAPIEAYLAAWAAGTVTAFIYVNGVALWDLNRRQLLKGFTVRGPLSEGLPGIWRFAWATNFSGTIDTAFSQVITLVVGSVLGPAQAAMWRVGRQVADGMAKPAKLLVPALYPELAKMRATGGEEAMRKLSRQIGLIGGAVAGVLLLISVLFGDDVLTIVMGPAFAAGAAIMNWQVAAAAIGVLAMPLEPMLVSLGKAGLALRVRAVVCALYLIALVPLIRAAGLNGAGAALVAVAAALALGMYWALKRSLTAETALPKDEQTCAEDKNGAKGVPQ, via the coding sequence ATGAGCAACGAACCCAATGTCCTCAAGCGGGTCCTGGCCAACGCCGGCACCCTGCTCGGCGGCCGGACGGTCAACGCCGTGGTCGGACTGGCCTATATCGCCCTGACCGCCCGGGGCCTGGGCAAGGAACTGATGGGCGTGCTCGTCCTGATCAACGCCTTCGCCCAGTTCCTGGGCGAGGTCGCCAAATTCCAGTCCTGGCAGACGCTGCTGCAATACGGCGCCTCGGCCCTGCTGCAGGACGACCGGCCGCGCTTCCAACAGGTGCTGCGCTTCACCCTGCTGCTCGATTCGATCGGCGCGGCCGTGGGCGTGGCCTTGGGCGTGGTGGGCGCGCTGCTGTTCGGCCACCTGCTGGGCTGGCCGTCGACGCTGTCGCCGGCCGCCGCCTGCTACGCCCTGTCGATCGCGGTGATGGACTCGGCCACCTCGGTGGGCCTGCTGCGCCTGTTCGACCGATTCCGCTTCCTGGCGGCCGAGCAGGCCGTCAGCTCGGCGGTGCGCCTGATCGGCTGCGCCCTGTGCTTCACTCAGCACGCCCCGATCGAGGCCTATCTGGCCGCCTGGGCCGCGGGCACGGTCACGGCCTTCATCTACGTCAACGGCGTGGCCCTGTGGGATCTGAACCGCCGGCAGCTGCTGAAGGGCTTCACCGTGCGCGGGCCACTGTCGGAAGGCCTGCCCGGCATCTGGCGCTTCGCCTGGGCGACCAATTTCAGCGGCACGATCGACACCGCCTTCAGCCAGGTGATCACCCTGGTGGTCGGCTCGGTGCTCGGCCCGGCCCAGGCGGCCATGTGGCGGGTGGGCCGCCAGGTGGCCGACGGCATGGCCAAGCCGGCCAAGCTGCTGGTGCCGGCCCTCTATCCGGAACTGGCCAAGATGCGCGCCACCGGCGGCGAGGAAGCCATGCGCAAGCTGTCGCGCCAGATCGGCCTGATCGGCGGAGCGGTGGCGGGCGTGCTGCTGCTGATCTCGGTCCTGTTCGGCGACGACGTGCTGACCATCGTCATGGGTCCGGCGTTCGCCGCCGGCGCCGCGATCATGAACTGGCAGGTGGCCGCCGCCGCCATCGGCGTGCTGGCCATGCCGCTGGAGCCGATGCTGGTCTCGCTGGGCAAGGCGGGCCTGGCCCTGCGCGTGCGGGCCGTGGTCTGCGCCCTCTATCTGATCGCCCTGGTTCCCTTGATCCGCGCCGCTGGCCTGAACGGGGCCGGCGCGGCGCTGGTCGCCGTCGCGGCCGCCCTGGCGCTGGGCATGTACTGGGCCCTCAAGCGCAGCCTGACGGCTGAAACGGCCCTCCCAAAAGACGAACAAACTTGCGCCGAGGATAAAAACGGCGCCAAAGGCGTCCCGCAATGA